AGGCAACAGGCGCCAAACTGGTAGATAATTACAGGCAAAGCCTGTTTTCAAACCCAAAGAACGCAAGGTTTACGGAACCGGAAGTCGTCCTGGTCACAAATGCGGACGAAAGAAGGAACGTTGTCGCAGAGGCAAACCTTAACAGCATTCCTCTTGTCGCTTTCTGCAACACAAACTCTGACACGAGCGGAATAGACCTGATAGTTCCCCTAAATGTCACTAACAGGAAGTCCCTGGGGGTTGCCTTGTGGCTTTTGGCAAATGAAATCAGGAAGCTTAGAGGAGAAACCGAAATCCCTCTGGACAAGTTCAGCAGCGGGGACGAGGAATAAATTGAGTTTATGGGTTGTTTTGAATGCTTAAGGAATTATATCGTTAATCACTAGTTTCCCTCCATAAAACTCCTTGTAAGGGTACCTTAATCGCCGATTAATAAAATCAAGGTTGGTTTCTAGGGTAGGGTCTGAAGGGATAAGAGTCGCCTTTTGGTTTCTTAGGCACATTCTGTCGATAGTAGAGGGAAGAGCAGGCATACCACAGGGCTCAAAGTCCGAGCAGCCAATACGCCCCTCCATCACGTCTTTTTGTCCAGTTTCGGCGGATACCTCTATTTTTCTGGGCAGACCATCTTCAGTTCTATGATGCATGCAATAGAAGTTTGTTGGAGAACTACCTCGAGGAAATCCCAACTCACTACAATATCCACATATTTCATAACCATCCCAGAAAGATCTTCTGATAAGCATACTTTATCTGGAAGTTTTGGTTTTTATAGCAACAGTATCTGCAATCACAATTGTCTTTTTTTCGTGCGGTTTTCAATTACCTATTTCCCAAATCGCCTCTGCCTTTTGTTGTAGTCCTTTATTGCCGCCAGAAAATCTTTTTTTCCAAAGTCAGGAAAGTGCTTTTTGGAGAAGTGGAGTTCTGAATAAACCGATTGGAATGGCAGAAGGCCGCTTGTCCTCTGCTCACCTGAGGTCCTGATAATGAGGTCCGGCTCGTTGTCAAGCCACAGGTATTTTTTGAAGTCCTCTGCGGTGACGCTTTTTTTCTTTTCGGAAAGAAGTTTATTTACTGCCGTTATGATTTCTTCCCTTCCCCCGTAATTTATCAGTAGATTCAGCTTCAGGGCTTTATTCTTTTTTGTCTTTTCCTCGATTTGCCTCGAAAACTTCTGAAACCGTGCGGGGAACTTGGAAAGGTTTCCGGCGATATGCACCTGGACGCCTTCCTTTTCGAGAAGCTTTTCCTTAAGCGCCTGCTCCATTTTTCCATCAAAAAGCTCCTGAAGCGTGCCAATCTCGGCTTCGGACCTCTTCCAGTTTTCGCTTGAAAATCCCCAGATTGTCAGGATTTCAATTTTTTGCTCCTTGCACCAGGATACTAATTCCGGAAGCTTGTCGATGGATTTTTGGTAGGAGTCCTTCAGGGAAATTTTTTTCTTCTCGGCGTAGCGGCGGTTTCCGTCGGGGATAATCGCGACGTGCTTTAACATAATTATTCTTTACATTATGCTACTTACTTTCGTTTTTGCCCTTATACTCGCTGTTTTTGCGGGGCTTTACGACCTCAAGACATCAAATGTCCATGAGGAGGTTCCGGCGGTTCTTATTTCGGGCGGGCTTTTCTACTGGCTGGTTTACTCACTTGTGAATTCTGACCTGTCTTTTGCTGTCAGTTCCCTTCTGACGGGCATTGTTTTTCTCCTGTCCGGACTTTTGCTTTACCGGGCAAGGGTCTGGGGGGATGGAGACGCCTGGATTCTTGGCGGGCTTGGATTTTGCCTTCCGGCCATTTCAGCGGGATTTCTTTCACCTTTCACTGAAGTCCTGCCATATGCAGCTTATTTCATGTTCACCCTGTTTCTGGTGGGCGGGGTTTACTCGGTCTTTTACATCGTGCTTTACGGGATTTTGAACCGAAGCATTCTTTCCCGATACTGGGTTGAGCTTGGGCGGCGCAGGGCGATATATATCGGGGCCCTTTTTGCGGGAATCGCCACCTCCGTTTTTGTGCCTTACTTTTTTGTGATGGGCCTTTTGCCCTGGCTTTACACTTACGCAAAGGTTGTCGAGGCGGGGATGAAGAGGAAAATTCCCGTAAGCCAGCTCAAGGAAGATGATGTGCTGGCTGGAGGTGACATACGGGGGCTTAAAAGAGAGGAATTCGAGGAGTTAAGGCGCACAAGAAGCTTCGTGGATATACAGGAAGGGGTCAGGTTTACGATGGTATTTTCCCTGACTCTTGTTTTCCTTTATTTTGGGGGAGTTATGGGGCTTGCAGGAGTGATTTTTTAGTACTTTTAGATACCAATTTATATTATGTTTGGAGCAGATTCAGAAGTCAGAAAGCAGGAACTAGAAAAGCAGTTACCCGAACTTGTTCAGAGCGAGTATTTTGGACGACTGGCTAAATCGGGGTTATTTCCCGCCGAGCCAAGGCCTGAAATTGGATTTATCGTGGAAAGCCCTCTGCCAAGCTCAAAAGGGAGCTCTGAAGAGCCCTATGGGTTTTTCAGGGATGTTAGCCCCCGGAGAGGCCGGGCTAAAAATACTCCTGAAATTGAGGTGGTTATGGTTCCCCCAGAAGGCAGAAAAAATGGCCGCTGGAGGAATTTCCCGGTAGATTCCATTCTTGTTTGCGGCACTTCACCCCTTGATGAAGGAGAAGGGAAGATACCTTATCTAAAAGAATTTTACCTTCAGCAGCTTAAGGGCAGCAATCTTGGTCTTTGGAGGGGCAGTTATGATGATTTTGAAGGCACTACTTCATTGGGGCATGACTTCCCTTGCAGGAGTCTGAAGATTTCTGACTACAATAGAGGGGGTTCCGGGTACTGGCCATCTGATTTTTTGCTGGACTCCGCGAAAGCAGTCGCCGATGTCGCTTCTTTTGGAAGAAGTTTGGCTCGGGTTCAGGAATTTGGCAAAATTGACCTGGAACTTTTAAAATTCAATGACCCGCTATACCTGGAGGTTGAAGCTGAGCGGGATTATCACAAGGGTGCCATTCGTGGCCTGTTGGATAGAGGGCATCGGGCGGTTGATGATGCGGTTTCTGCTAGGATTACTGGAGGTTCAAATGAGGCGCTTAGAGCGCTCAGGAACTATCGGCCTGTAGGATTGGAGGAGGGAGTTTTTGCAGATAGTGCCTACCACCAGGAAATTTTAAAGGCGCTGGAGGGGCAATTGAAGCGCTTGGAGCAGCCGCTCGCCTTCAGGGCCTACGAAAACCTGTTTAATCATCCCGTCCGGTAGAAAAATTTGCTTATTTTGCCACCATTTGCCGATTTAAGCCAAAATAGGCCAAAACCCCTTTTAAAAGTTTAATCCAAGACTCTTTATGGCTGAGTATAAGGAAATTGCCATTTCCGAGTTTTTCGAGAAAAACAAGCACCTGCTGGGCTTTGACAATCCCACAAAAGCGCTTGTAACAATGATTAAGGAGGCAGTAGACAACAGTCTCGATGCCTGTGAGGAGGCAGGAATACACCCGGACATATTTGTTTCAATCGAGAACGTCGATGGCTCCAATTTCCGGGTTTCCGTCGAGGATAACGGGCCGGGAATTGCCCCAGAGCATGCCCCAAGAGTTCTTGGAAAGCTTCTTTGCGGCTCGAAATTCAAGTCGCTTGGCGAAGCCGGAATCCAGTCGAGGGGACAGCAGGGGATCGGTATTTCCGCCTGCGTGCTTTACGCCCAGCTTACGACTGGAAAGCCGACACACATAGAGACAAAGACCGAGGACAGCCGGATGTACTCTTTTGACATGGGGCTTGACACCTCCAGGAATACCCCGATCATCACAAACGAGAAGAATTCCGATGTGCCAAAGCCGCATGGGCTAAAAGTGGTTTTGGAGATGAAGGGAGTTTACCGTAAAGTCAAGGGTGTTGAGGATTTCCTGAAATACACTTCGATTGCAAACCCGCACGCAAGGATTGTGTTTGTTGACCCGGAAGGGACAAAGAAGATTTTTGAGAAGGTAACAAAAGA
This sequence is a window from Candidatus Aenigmatarchaeota archaeon. Protein-coding genes within it:
- a CDS encoding 30S ribosomal protein S2, coding for MELLIPSEDYKKFRMNKGELSRNKKLDRFMSWETPSGRNMFSIPSIDERIRVAAKFLAPKREIAIVCSDLDYESAKEFAEATGAKLVDNYRQSLFSNPKNARFTEPEVVLVTNADERRNVVAEANLNSIPLVAFCNTNSDTSGIDLIVPLNVTNRKSLGVALWLLANEIRKLRGETEIPLDKFSSGDEE
- the uppS gene encoding di-trans,poly-cis-decaprenylcistransferase; translated protein: MLKHVAIIPDGNRRYAEKKKISLKDSYQKSIDKLPELVSWCKEQKIEILTIWGFSSENWKRSEAEIGTLQELFDGKMEQALKEKLLEKEGVQVHIAGNLSKFPARFQKFSRQIEEKTKKNKALKLNLLINYGGREEIITAVNKLLSEKKKSVTAEDFKKYLWLDNEPDLIIRTSGEQRTSGLLPFQSVYSELHFSKKHFPDFGKKDFLAAIKDYNKRQRRFGK